caattttttaaaaaaaaaacctaagtgaACTTGAGCTAATTACCCAAACTCTCGATGCAAATCATGCACGCCATTGGATtcaaggaatttttttattccatagattatttttcatttaatagatTTACATGACAATAAagcatatgaaatattttttaatgaaatgttttttaaaaagaaaaagaacatggCAAGTGCATGAGACTAGACAGCAAAAGCAATTTGTTGATAACAAAgagtgaaataatatatatatatatatattaagtttaagttaattaaaaaaaaatagatcatcaataaaattgtattttttaaaattgaggtgcTAAaagtgcattaaaaaaaaaaaaaaaacaataagctgGATGTTATAgcttaacttgtcaaatttgcAATCCATACCatagaattaactgggctaatttttttctttatctaaaaaaaaacaaaaaaaattccagtAACGCTAGTCTATAGCCCAGCACACTAGGCCTCTAGAAGGACAACTCAGGTGCCTGGGTCTTTAAGTCAAGGCTCGCACTCATGGGTCagctttttttctcatttcaagggGGAACGACCTGTTATtcccttttttcatttttttttcttttaaaatacaaagacaACACATCGTCTCCTAGCCGAGATTCCAGCCACTATTGTGGTGATTGGAAAATCACGGGTATGAGTTTTTAACCCACCAAACCCTTTTGTCAAGCTAAAAACCAATCCTAGAACATGTAAAAACCAATTTagcaacccaaaaaaacaacataaatcacaaaatcaaatcgAATAAATTCTCTTCCTTGACTCCCTCACTGAATATGACTCATTGACATTAATTTCAACTATTTTGGTGATCAGAATAGATATAAAAGTGACTTTCTGTCTCTAAACCAAAATATGGAGAGCTTCTCTTTTTCCTCTAacagaaaagaattgaaatgtgAGTGAAATGTGagggaaatgattttttttaccaaaattaaatttctgaAAACTAAAAGGACCGATTACctataaaccaaaaaagatgGGAGACTAAAGTAaactttttatatgaaattcaaagccaccacTTATGTTACCCATCATTTTCATCTTGGTCCTCTAATTTTCAATCCAACCCTTCCCCCTGAAAAATATGCAATTGGTTGTAAATTTTAGCTCATAAAGGcacaattgttaaaaaaaatatttaaagaccaaattaaattttttgtaaaaatcaaCTATTACAATAATAGAACAGATTAAAATTGGCTACAGAAAAACCCCATGTCTTTTAGGTTTATACTTGATTAGTAATTGAGCGAATTGAAGACAGGCATTCATGGTcagaagagcaaaaaaaaaaaattcccccgGTCCACGGAGAATTGTTTTACTAACACAAACAAATTAAACTCTCGTGCCCCCTTCTAGCTcttaaaatatgcaaaaaaaaaaaaaaaaatgaatattttgtaGAAAATAGCTGGATTTGGATTATTTAacgttattaaaaatattgatactgATCGtgtttgttaaaatataaacagTGCGATCCACTtagattttaagaaaaatgacTTGTGTTCATAGAGATCAACCATTTAATTGAAATGAAGAGCAGAATTTGTTCATAGCATGAAATAACTACTTATTAACTTGTATGCATTGAAAGTACGTAAATTATTTTATGGTGTTCAGAgacattttattagttatttccTTAAtctaccttttaaaaaaaaaaaaagaggcagaCACACAGACAAGAGATAAAATAAACTCgtaacccataaaaaataagaaaaatgccTTTCTAGTATTTTTCACCTActgtctaattttttattttaaaaaaaaaagtgaataaaaaaataactaataacatGTAATTAGTTACTCTTTGGCACTAtaaaatttctcattttatatGGGATAAAATTATGATGGAATTTTCCACAAGTCATCTGGGGGCGAAATTTTTGTACGTGATGGATAATACATGATCATGAAAGTGGACTAACTTCGTAACATGGTAAATTGACCGTTAGATAACTATAAGTTATTAGCATTTGTTCTCATGAAttgcaagaaaaacaataaatttgagATATTCAGTTCAAGAATTGTTTAGTTGGAATTATCTAAGAGTGCATTTTACGAAAGTAGTTCgaagtgtttttttacttgaaaattcatttaaataatgttttttttttcaatttatttttataatctacTCATTAtaaccagcaaaaaaaaaaacaacataaaataatttgaaatgaaatttttttaaaaaaaaaaaagttaaattgcaATCCCAAACACTACCTAAATACCATAGATACTGAATGTAAAGCTGATACTGTAGGGCCAGTTAGCCAGAACTTATCACCAGTTAAGGTTTCCCTCTTACTGTCTAACAAGATTCTAGTCTTTATCTATTTCTTCAATAAGCAGGCTTATGCTAGTTTGCTAGtcctgttttttaatttactttcagCTATAGACAAAAATACAATGCTAGTAAGACCATGAATACATACAACAATAATATACATTCTCAACTATGAATACTAGAATAACGGATATTCAACAAGCAGAAAcaacaatttttcaaaaaaaaaaacaatatcctgACATTTTTATGGTGTATGCAATAAAAGCTAACCTGAAAATTATGAAAGCAGCAAGAGAAATCAGAAGGTCAGCTTCACTCTTTTACTTGAGGAAACTGAAAGAGACGGCTTTTGGGATCATATATTCCCGCAAGGATAGCTACAAGAACCCACACCATAAGAATGCCAATTACAAGAGTTCTCAACAGGTGGTTCCAGTTATCATTAACATGAACATCAGCCTGAGTAGTCAGATGTAGTGAAGGAAGATCTTCCCCACCATCACTAAAAAATGGACTGGCTGTGTTGATCTCATTTGTAGATTGTGGCTGCTGCATGATGCGAGCGTCTGAACATATCTCACAACTGCAATTACCTCCAAGACATAATGGGAGTGTCTTAAGGCACTCCAAGAGAACCCTGTGGTACATTTTCCCTTCAATTCTCAGCTTTTTCCTAGTGACAGGTTTTAGAACCTGAACAGAACAGGAGATCCATGTTTAGacatataaagagagagaataaaggCACAGATTTTACCCCCTTCCTTTCTAAaacccaaaacaacaaaaaatgaaaaatgtaacACAGGAAGACCAATCATTCAGATCCTTATGAGAAAGTATGCTTACTTGGATAAAGGTTTGAGCAATAACTCGAACTACTGGAGGAAGCCGTATAACAACCAACTGACCAAGGCGGTTGGGGAAGTTATCATGCAGAAGTGAAGAGCAGGATCTCATCATTTGCATAGGTATTTTCAATGGTGATAGCCCATCACAATCCACAAGAACGGTAATCTGAGGACTATCTTCATCAACTAAATGCAGGATTCCATGCTCTACCTGAGATACTGGTGCATATCcatttcattaatattgaaATAGAACATTGAAAATGTCAAAATAGATAAACTAATGGAACAAACATACTAAAACGTTGACAGcttatttcaaaattcaaactaaCATAAGCAATTGGAAAGGAGATATTCCATCGGTTCAAATCCATTCCTTCTATCATCAGAAAACGAATCATTTTTTTAGCAGGCAAGTAACCAGCTACATTGTTGACCTTGCAGGATGGTGCTTTtagtatagaaaataaataaaggcatcAATGGTCTACATTGCATGTTATTCAACCAATGCTCTTCAGCTCATCCATAAGGACCAGTTTATAAGCAGGGTTTGGGCAGTTTTAGCAAACAACCAGCATACCAGACATTAGAAGGTCAGAAACATGATCGATTTGCCTCCAATGAAGAATCTGAAATTGAGGTGCTGCTTAGATGGAACAGCAATTATACTTTGTTATCTTTGGTGAGGAAAACCTTTTTATTCGGATGCCAGCATTCAATGGCCTATATGGCAAGAAGTGAAATGAAATATGGTCAAAGAATAGGGACTTACTAATGGCTTGAGCAAAGCGAGCTCTCTCATGAGATGGAAAGTTGGCGCAAGCTAGACCAAGCCGCACAATGAGGCAAGGTCGGTTCAGCACATCAAGACCATGCCAGAAGACCATATTTGACCAATTTTCAAGCTCTTGTTGTGAAAGAATTCTGTAAGTCTCCCTCCAACGGACTGTCTTCTTTATTGACAATAAAAAGCACGAAAAGTCCCCATTTGCAGCAGAGTAAAATCTACGGAGCTCATCCTCATTAATTCTGCATAAACATCCATGTCATGATCAGCTGCAACAAGAAAAGCCAAGAGGTTCAAAGAATTTAAGGCGATGAAATGAGTATCCAAACCAGTGCGGAAAAGTTATGTCTTTGAGAAAATTAACCAAATGGACAGCTGAGTGATGTATATGAGACTTTTCGGAGACCTAATACAGCAGAGGTACAAGAATAGCGCTAGAAGTTCATTCCAGGTCACTGGAGGATGAGGAGAATTATCTTAGACATTGACATGAGGCTGAAATCCAGGAAGCAGATAAGGATCTGAACTTTCTTAGAACATATCTGTTATTGTATGACAAATTTATGATGAGCTCAGAAACAGTTGCCAGAACAGAAATAAGCATGGAATGGATGGAACATGTTAAGGTCTGTAGCACAGAGCCTGGTCACATTCTTGATTGATAAAGAAGTACACAGACGATCAATGATGGAACTAATTGGCTGTAAAGTACATAACAAGATGACGTCCTAGAATCCAGAACAAGAAAACCCCACAGCACATCTTTTTCACATTCCCGGTACATTATAAGTGAGAAAAACCACCTTTCTGGTAATGCAATTCCTTGATTTTCTAGCTCCTTGTACAATTGTATCAACCAAATTTCAGATGCTAGACTTTGAGAGGCCACGTCTGAAGTCCTGCAGATCAGATGAAAGCATAAACTTGTAACTAGATCCCCGGAAGTAGTTCCAGGACACCAAAGCTCCCAAACAAATTTCTTTAGTAAAATATCATaaccaaaaacatatataaaataaataaaaccaataCATCCACCAGACAataatcaagagaaaaaaaagaccatAAGCTTAAATCTTATTGAACAATGAATGACCAAGAAAAGACATCAATAAAAGAGAGCCAGGTAGATATCTAGCTAACAAGCATACCAAAGATGcatccaaaacaaaaacccatgtCATGTCAAGCACTAAAACAAGCTCCTCAAGGACTTACTGAGCCACTATAATATAGCCCCAAGACATCAATTGACCAAATCCAGCTCAATGTCATCTGGGTTACAAACCCAGCATCTTCCAAAcagttttttttccaaatatcaTTTACCCAATAAACTGGAAACTGTGTTGCATTGTTTCAGACAGTAAACTAGTGTTTTTGTCAGAACTAGGGATTCAAGACTCAAGGTCCCCGGCCCACATATAATTCCGAAGTCAACCAACTCGTTCATGGACCAGTTGAAGGATGAAAACAAACCGGATGTAGATgtggagaagaaaacaaatagaaaattaaaaggtgTAATGAATTTATTGATTATGTGTTTTAACTGGCCATTGTTAATTGACAGCGCAACACAAGCTCTTAATCACAGTTACGAAGTACCCGGTCACAACAGAACCAACTTTCATCTGCAATTTCCAATTCCAGTTGGCACAAATGGCCTGTTTGTTTATATTTGACACCCCATAACCCAAGATTGaacatcaaaattcaaattacaaTCCTAAAATCACTAGTCCTTGATTTCAAACCTTCATCAGTTGGTCACCAACTTACAACATATCTCTCATGTAATAATAAACCAAACATCAACAACATGCattacaagttttaaaattgattaaattgcttgtttaaactatttttataagaaattgtaGGTTTGCTTTTGTGATTCCAGTTCATCAAGAGAGCAGATGTTAAAAAGGTAAAGGGTTCAcataaaaatggagaaaaataaCTCTTGTTTTCCATTAACAAAGTATCGAAAGAACTAAATCTATATAgtcaaaaaaaagttataagatCTCCACaattataacatttaaaaagGTAAATTACAATATCATAGAATTTCAGAGATCATCCAAAAGTTTCAAGATATGTTCAAAAAAACTTtatgtttacaaaaatattacataaacTCTCCTCTGTACCCAAAACACCCAtgattattattaagaaaagataattaaattaaagaacttcagaAATTTGAGAAAGGGTACATAAAAATAggacatgattatttttttagtagatgaaCAATATTAATTGCATTATTTAATTTCGAacaattttgtttgatttttttaaatatttttttcttaaatatttctaagtttttttgtttactatttttctaaatatcaaTTAAGCACATTTTTGACATGTGAAGAGGTTAATGTcaaatcttcaaacttttggatagtttttataattttatgtgacCTCAGGAAGGTTATTGTAATTTACcctatttaaaatattgaaaacttTACCATCTATTTACCTTGTTTCAAAAGAAGAAAGTGCAGAGTGTGACTCGGAACATGTTTCTGAATCAGCTTCATGGGAATTATTGGAGCCATTTGAGTTTTCACCGCTGCAGTTTGATTGATTGGATATAGCAGTTGCAACTGAAAGGACTAATAATGGCCTCGAAAACATCTATAAGCAAGTcaggaaagtaaataaaattatttccaggaaatcatatttatttataaacagCATATATCATCACAAGAAGAGAATAGAAAATTATTCACTATGACCTCAACCATAACAGGAAAATGCAGACAACATGCCAAGAGAAAAAGACAATTACGGGTTAAGAAATTGAAGTTCTAAAAATAGCTGATGGCAGAAAGAGcccttaaattaaaaatcattatgaaCCAAGCAAAACTTTCAATTAAGGGTCGTTGCTGGGCATGACGCTTCAAGTATTGGACTTGCAACCACAAAGGTGCATGTAAAAACTTGACAACAGCCGCTTCATGCAAAAAAAGCTGAAAGGATATAACTGTCCCAGATTCTTTTGTAGCACATGATTCCAGTTGATTATATTTGTCACTTGTGATGAGAACCAACTATTAAAGATGATAGTAGCAAATGCTGATACCAAGCAGTGATAGAATTGGTTCTTATCATTTGTGACAGATATATGTGCTGATCATTTTCAATAATTGCTTCTTATTTATCAAGAAACAACTGACTTGGCTGCTGCAGACAACAAGTGAGCTAAACCGGAACTCTCTTACCATTTGTCTCCCTTTAACTGATCATATTCAAAGCTTCATTGAACCTGTGTTCGATGTAAGTACTTGCTCATTTATGGACCCTTGGCTCATTCTAAACACATGGAACCCTCTCTGATTTCTCTCACTAAGGCTTAATACTCTCAAATCTCACCATTACATCATCCACAAAACCCCTTCTAATCCTAATCAATCATCACTCTAAAATTACACCTGCTCGCTCAATTCTTCATCCTATCCCAGGATCCCATGGCATTTTCACCTGCTGCAACTTTAAACCCCCAGACCATTGCCCGATTCTACTCTCTCATCCCTCTCTTTCTCCATACCATTACTTATATACAACAGTGCCtcttttcatattatatttatttataagtgaTTCATTAGAAGAACCACGCATATATGAAAGGAAATGTGTCTTTAGCACATAGCTATTATATTTTGTAAATGCTTTCCCACTTCCATCATTTGAGCTACACCAAATTacttgaaactaaaaataatataaaaaatcctcagtataaatataaaaatgcctGCCTTCAGTTATTGTGAAGAAAGTAAATAACTAGTGAATGTGTGAAACAATTGATAAACCAGTAGCAATGTTATTTGATTGCGATGACAGAAAATAAGTAAGAAGCAAGAAACAACCTGTACACCTTTAACCAAACCCTTGAAGGGAGCCCATCTTTGAATCCACTTAAAAGGTGGATAGCAAAGGAGTTGCAAAGCCTGAAGACCATTCCACACCTGGGGACATTTAGACCTCGAAACCCTTCGTACTGCCTCTAACGTAGCAACTTTGAGTAAAAATATTGCTACCTGACCAACTGGGCCAGTACCATGTCTTGAATAAACGATAAGCTTGCAAGCACTCCGAGGAAATGATTTATGATCAGAGGAAACTGTTTTTCCCTTATAAACAACAGTCTGCCCTTGCCCTTGCCCTTGCCTTGCCCTTGCCCTTGCCCTGTCCCTGATCTCTAACAGACTTATGCGTAGGATCTCCCATGGAAGCGGGCTCACCCAATTTATTTCACTTAATTAAACTGGTGGCATTTCATCAAAGGGTTGTTGTGCAAACTTCAATCTGAAAATAGCATGGCCCTGATCAGCACAATTTATGTGGCTATGATAGCAAAATACCGACATCAAATCAAACTAATCCTAAATTCAATACCAGCATCATTAAACCCTGCCTAATAAAGCAAAGGGAAAAGAAAGCACTCACCGGAAAATCTTCATGTGGATCTGATCAGACGATGACAAGAGGATTCGAAGGGGAAACAGAGTAGGAAAGACAGCTTTTTGGTTCGATCAAAATTATGGAGAAAGGGAGGTGGCACTAGAGCAGAGAGAGCCTTTTTCAATTTGTACTGTGTTTTGGTTGCTATTTTGTTTGTCTTCTAATAGTTCATTTATAACCTATTTATTTATCAGTGGTAAGCTTTTACTCCTATATTTTGAAACTTTTCAGAATTACCCTTCAACTTTCCAATCCACCCAACTATTAAATAACCGACTATCTAGTTTTCAATTTGACCAATTTATTAAATAGCCAGCCTttcgaatttggttttggagttttctctctttctttttttttaggttttcaagTGTTTAGGCAAGACGTTAGAACatttattgtgtgtgtgtgtatggtTATTTGAGGggtaaaataagataaaattaagaataaaataaaataaaaatattacaaaagttAACTTTTTTTCACTgggaaaatttaaaacttttctaAAGGTAGTAGGGGTAAGATTGATCAATTTCAACCTATAAGAGtagaaatgaaaatattgatgaatTGTAAGGGTAGAAGTATAGTTTACCCTGTAATCCAGCTAACTGAAATAGTTAGAGAAAGCGTAGGACCCAGATTGTGGACTTTGAGCCATTGACAGCACCCTTTGATGACACGTATACGAACAAAATAGTGTCGTCGTGAAATTTATAAACTTGGCACGTTTGTTCCATGCATGGAAAAATTTCGAGAGATCACTTTCTAAACCCTTCTCGTCTTTATTAATTAATAGgaaagttaattaataaaacaaattagaaaaaaaaattaacttcattttttataataatttcttttattttttttttaaaaaataattttctagaaattataaaaaaaatttaaaatattatattatttgttgattgtatcaaatttaattattgtcttctgatcattatatatttttgttttgaatattttttaatttttaattttaatttttaattttattacttaaaatatgatctaatttatttttttatataaatttaagttcttattctttttattattatttattttttcttattcttttaattaaatttttttatatgtcatatttaatttctattctttttattgcaattcattttatttgaaataatatatgaaattagaattttttctaattttatcccttttaatttttttatatgtcagaTTTGAtctcaattctttttatttttatttatttatttttaaaatactttatgaaattttttttaatttttatcatcattaaaaaattttatctttcatattcggtccttatt
This genomic interval from Populus alba chromosome 1, ASM523922v2, whole genome shotgun sequence contains the following:
- the LOC118028047 gene encoding uncharacterized protein, yielding ARARQGQGQGQTVVYKGKTVSSDHKSFPRSACKLIVYSRHGTGPVGQVAIFLLKVATLEAVRRVSRSKCPQVWNGLQALQLLCYPPFKWIQRWAPFKGLVKGVQMFSRPLLVLSVATAISNQSNCSGENSNGSNNSHEADSETCSESHSALSSFETRTSDVASQSLASEIWLIQLYKELENQGIALPERINEDELRRFYSAANGDFSCFLLSIKKTVRWRETYRILSQQELENWSNMVFWHGLDVLNRPCLIVRLGLACANFPSHERARFAQAIISQVEHGILHLVDEDSPQITVLVDCDGLSPLKIPMQMMRSCSSLLHDNFPNRLGQLVVIRLPPVVRVIAQTFIQVLKPVTRKKLRIEGKMYHRVLLECLKTLPLCLGGNCSCEICSDARIMQQPQSTNEINTASPFFSDGGEDLPSLHLTTQADVHVNDNWNHLLRTLVIGILMVWVLVAILAGIYDPKSRLFQFPQVKE